From one Nonomuraea polychroma genomic stretch:
- a CDS encoding TolB family protein produces the protein MIAEVALALSLTISAAPVDLPGTGGMKYRENAGDPVQLTAYGLGTKRTYLRSVTGAAFAWEKTLGEVSVAPGGRLAAGVPAAYRSGYDALVVTDRTTGDSTTIRTVKKPLTASYASWSRDGKKVALTVEQKVSGTWRVLGFTVVDVAAKSARTVRIPGLSASAGFWWSPDGNLVSRHGAGLRLYRPSDGAVMRTLAGVGLPTGPEDAFSPSGKRLATWCPSRFKEQLCLVDPIAGTIAQRVHVRPEAVFGWWDESHVIAVLPYQGAYRLAVVDLRGKVTRVLASVPAKTWAAELWLSFTRRS, from the coding sequence GTGATCGCCGAAGTCGCTCTCGCCCTGTCGTTGACCATATCCGCCGCCCCGGTGGATCTTCCGGGCACCGGCGGCATGAAATATCGCGAAAATGCCGGAGATCCCGTCCAGCTCACGGCGTACGGCCTCGGCACCAAGCGCACCTACCTCAGGTCCGTCACCGGCGCCGCCTTCGCCTGGGAGAAAACCCTCGGCGAGGTGTCCGTCGCGCCCGGGGGCCGGCTGGCGGCGGGCGTGCCGGCGGCGTACCGCTCCGGCTACGACGCCCTCGTCGTCACCGACCGCACCACCGGCGACTCCACCACGATCCGCACGGTCAAGAAGCCGCTGACCGCCTCCTACGCCTCCTGGTCCCGCGACGGCAAGAAGGTCGCGCTCACCGTCGAGCAGAAGGTGAGCGGCACGTGGCGGGTGCTCGGGTTCACGGTCGTGGACGTGGCCGCGAAGTCCGCCCGCACGGTGCGCATCCCCGGTCTGAGCGCGAGCGCGGGCTTCTGGTGGAGCCCCGACGGCAACCTCGTCTCCCGGCACGGCGCCGGACTGCGTCTCTATCGGCCGTCCGACGGCGCCGTCATGCGCACGCTCGCGGGCGTCGGCCTGCCGACCGGCCCGGAGGACGCGTTCTCGCCGTCGGGCAAACGCCTGGCCACGTGGTGCCCGTCGCGTTTCAAGGAGCAGCTCTGCCTGGTGGATCCCATCGCCGGCACGATCGCCCAGCGGGTCCACGTACGGCCTGAGGCCGTGTTCGGCTGGTGGGACGAGAGCCACGTCATCGCTGTCCTGCCGTACCAGGGCGCCTATCGCCTGGCGGTCGTAGACCTGCGCGGGAAGGTGACGCGCGTGCTCGCGAGCGTCCCGGCCAAGACGTGGGCCGCGGAGTTGTGGCTCTCCTTCACCCGCAGGTCATAG
- a CDS encoding GroES family chaperonin gives MEQPKFEIQMLHDRVMIKLEQEAEERRSGSGIVIPATVKMANRLSWGEVCGVGTNVRSVKVGDKVLFNPEDQFEVEVHAQVYLVMRERDLHAVATQETDHGTGLYL, from the coding sequence GTGGAACAGCCCAAGTTCGAGATTCAAATGCTGCACGACCGGGTCATGATCAAGCTGGAGCAGGAGGCGGAGGAGCGGCGCAGCGGCTCCGGCATCGTCATTCCGGCAACGGTCAAGATGGCCAACCGGCTGTCCTGGGGCGAGGTGTGCGGCGTAGGCACGAACGTGCGCTCGGTCAAAGTGGGCGACAAGGTGCTGTTCAACCCGGAGGACCAGTTCGAGGTGGAGGTGCACGCGCAGGTCTATCTCGTGATGCGCGAGCGCGACCTGCATGCCGTGGCCACCCAGGAGACCGACCACGGGACCGGCCTCTACCTATGA